In Mus musculus strain C57BL/6J chromosome 9, GRCm38.p6 C57BL/6J, one genomic interval encodes:
- the Poc1a gene encoding POC1 centriolar protein homolog A isoform X2, with amino-acid sequence MAAPSQEDPSLERHFKGHRDAVTCVDFSLNTKHLASGSMDSTLMIWHMKPQSRAYRFTGHKDAVTCVNFSPSGHLLASGSRDKTVRIWVPNVKGESTVFRAHTATVRSVHFCSDGQSLVTASDDKTVKVWSTHRQRFLFSLTQHINWVRCAKFSPDGRLIVSASDDKTVKLWDKTSRECIHSYCEHGGFVTYVDFHPSGTCIAAAGMDNTVKVWDARTHRLLQHYQLHSAAVNALSFHPSGNYLITASSDSTLKILDLMEGRLLYTLHGHQGPATTVAFSRTGEYFASGGSDEQVMVWKSNFDIVDYGDMKARRPPPLTSSSGTLAETGVWSQFKASPRSPSACLRH; translated from the exons gaggaCCCCTCACTGGAGAGACATTTTAAGGGCCACCGAGATGCAGTCACCTGTGTGGACTTCAGTCTCAACACCAAGCACTTGG CCAGTGGCTCCATGGACTCAACCCTCATGATCTGGCACATGAAGCCCCAGTCACGTGCCTACCGCTTCACGGGCCACAAGGACGCTGTGACCTGTGTGAATTTCTCCCCATCGGGACACCTTCTTGCCTCAGGCTCCCGAGACAAGACTGTTCGCATCTGGGTACCCAATGT CAAAGGTGAGTCAACTGTATTTCGTGCACACACGGCCACAGTGAGGAGTGTCCACTTCTGCAGCGATGGCCAGTCACTTGTGACAGCCTCTGATGACAAGACAGTCAAAGTGTGGTCAACTCATCGCCAGAGATTCCTGTTTTCCCTGACCCAGCACATCAACTGGGTCCGCTGTGCCAA GTTCTCCCCTGACGGGCGGCTCATCGTGTCTGCCAGTGATGACAAGACTGTCAAGCTGTGGGACAAGACCAGCCGGGAATGTATCCACTCATACTGTGAGCACGGCGG TTTTGTCACCTACGTGGACTTCCACCCCAGTGGTACCTGCATTGCTGCTGCCGGCATGGACAACACGGTGAAGGTGTGGGATGCGCGGACTCATCGGCTGTTGCAGCATTATCAGT TACACAGTGCAGCCGTGAATGCCCTCTCCTTCCACCCATCGGGAAACTACCTCATCACAGCCTCCAGTGACTCAACGCTGAAGATCCTGGACCTGATGGAGGGCCGGCTGCTCTATAcgctccatgggcaccag GGGCCTGCTACCACCGTTGCCTTTTCAAGAACGGGGGAGTATTTCGCTTCTGGAGGCTCCGATGAGCAG GTGATGGTCTGGAAGAGTAACTTTGACATTGTTGATTATGGAGACATGAAGGCACGGAGGCCCCCACCCCTAACCAGCTCTTCTGGAACTCTG